One window from the genome of Streptomyces cadmiisoli encodes:
- a CDS encoding transglycosylase family protein: MSECADTTRGNVRRTRTTAVLTGAALLAPLGLLTATGGAAAADGGVWDRIARCESGGNWHINTGNGYYGGLQFSAGTWRAFGGTAYAPTADRASKEQQIAVATEVQRAQGWGAWPTCSARAGAYGSGPEAPAAPSAGSPSTEAVPKRQAKAPARASDRTDRGASRGDHTVRRGDTLSTIAERHGTTWQRLYAANRSVIGGDPDLIVPGQRLAL, encoded by the coding sequence ATGTCCGAATGTGCCGATACCACTCGCGGCAACGTCCGTAGGACACGTACGACGGCGGTCCTGACCGGAGCGGCCCTGCTGGCCCCGCTCGGGCTGCTGACGGCCACCGGCGGCGCGGCCGCCGCGGACGGCGGGGTGTGGGACCGCATCGCCCGGTGCGAGAGCGGCGGCAACTGGCACATCAACACCGGCAACGGCTACTACGGCGGCCTCCAGTTCTCCGCCGGGACCTGGCGCGCGTTCGGCGGCACGGCCTACGCGCCGACCGCGGACCGTGCCTCCAAGGAGCAGCAGATCGCCGTCGCCACCGAGGTCCAGCGCGCGCAGGGCTGGGGCGCCTGGCCGACCTGCTCGGCACGTGCCGGGGCGTACGGCAGCGGTCCCGAGGCGCCCGCGGCGCCCTCGGCCGGCTCGCCGTCCACCGAGGCGGTCCCGAAGCGGCAGGCGAAGGCGCCTGCACGGGCCTCGGACCGTACGGACCGCGGTGCCTCCCGCGGCGACCACACGGTGCGCCGGGGCGACACCCTGAGCACCATTGCGGAACGGCACGGCACCACCTGGCAGCGGCTGTACGCCGCCAACAGGTCCGTCATCGGCGGTGATCCCGACTTGATCGTCCCCGGGCAGCGCCTCGCACTCTGA
- a CDS encoding ABC transporter ATP-binding protein yields the protein MTIALRHARVRYGPLEALHGVTVVAPSSGPAGPTVLLGRNGSGRTTALRALAGVVPLSGGAVVWDGVDVTGVPAHERARRGLRLVPERQAVFASLTVRENLELASPSRPVLDTALAAFPPLEPRLARRAGTLSGGEQRMLALARAVSARARVVLVDEPTQGMSPAVAARAYELLASLDACVVLAEQRLPPALRGRRALVHELRRGAVVFSGEADELRARKGADRTPRGGAPGLPREAGPPG from the coding sequence GTGACCATCGCCCTGCGCCACGCGCGCGTGCGTTACGGCCCGCTGGAGGCCCTGCACGGCGTCACCGTCGTCGCCCCCTCCAGCGGTCCGGCCGGCCCGACCGTCCTGCTCGGCCGCAACGGTTCCGGGCGTACCACCGCGCTGCGCGCGCTGGCCGGTGTCGTGCCGCTGTCGGGCGGCGCGGTGGTGTGGGACGGCGTGGACGTGACCGGTGTGCCCGCCCACGAGCGGGCCCGTCGCGGGCTGCGGCTGGTACCCGAGCGGCAGGCCGTGTTCGCCTCCCTCACCGTGCGGGAGAACCTGGAACTCGCCTCGCCGTCGCGGCCCGTCCTGGACACCGCGCTGGCCGCCTTCCCCCCGCTGGAGCCGCGCCTCGCGCGGCGGGCCGGCACCCTGTCGGGCGGTGAGCAGCGCATGCTGGCCCTCGCCCGCGCCGTGTCCGCACGCGCGCGCGTGGTGCTGGTCGACGAGCCGACGCAGGGCATGTCCCCGGCGGTCGCGGCCCGCGCCTACGAGCTGCTGGCCTCGCTGGACGCCTGCGTCGTGCTGGCCGAGCAGCGGCTGCCGCCCGCCCTGCGCGGCCGGCGTGCGCTGGTCCACGAACTGCGCCGTGGCGCCGTGGTCTTCAGCGGGGAGGCGGACGAGTTGCGGGCGCGAAAAGGCGCGGACCGCACGCCGCGCGGCGGTGCCCCCGGTCTCCCGCGTGAGGCCGGCCCGCCGGGATGA
- a CDS encoding ABC transporter permease subunit, with protein MSSVTYDLTLAGLSVGGAAALTGLGLIVTYRATGVLNLAHGAIAMVCAYVLRQFVVEWGLPLWPAAAVTLLVVAPCLGLALERWVFRPLSALGGDPARTLVASIGVFVLLVGGAALLWGQGARDDAPELMPDEPWAQLAVVLVLAVAVAVALRPPARGLRGPGRWTRFGRELRAVVDDRQLARLGGTDADRVAAAGWAFGSFTAGLTGVLLAPYVRLDPYGMPLLVMEVVAVAVAARMRGTAVAVVVALGLGVAQAQLTRVHPEGWGEPLLRAVGANLFVVALLVVALVLPGIGARDALPRPAVPRAPAPAGARVVAAVLLLLPLGLAGPDLHTSVQVPALGVVLLSLVVVTGRGGQISLGQAAYAGLGALFTALLAAGRLPGLPRLPELAALAVAVVLVAPLGLLTGWPAISRRGLALALATFAVGVAVSRFVLTQPYATSGLALGRPAGFAGDRAYYLLELVLLAGALLATRALRRGRTGRALAALRDHESGASAAGVRVPSLKLLAFVTGAALAALGGGMLGMGLRAFDPTAFDPVRGLLWFAAVVVLGADSTLGALAAAALLVGLDAGTRGGVAAALIGLLAVLVGRFPGGPYEALRTLTDRLRPRPPTALTTTGSAVRDHLREARRTRPPTTTPDTPLTRPALTARPYGALRTAAGRLRPGPRASRTTAGRTSGERVRQAPPGPGPGAAVGTSRYDGPTTPSPKPPPPPAARTLTARGLQVRHGGFRALDGVGLDLPPGRITAVVGPNGAGKSTLFHCLAGTLRPTRGQVLLGGRDITRLPAHARTRLGVARTFQQLAVFPSLTVADNVRVGAEQGRIADPDAVERTLRLFGLAGPARALPAAGLPTGTLRRVELARALAGGPFVLLLDEPAAGLDAAEVAALARVLRALAADGTAVLVVEHDLDLVAGLADVVHVMAAGRIVASGPPARVLDTLAAREAGP; from the coding sequence ATGTCCTCCGTCACCTACGACCTGACGCTCGCGGGTCTGTCGGTGGGCGGCGCCGCCGCGCTCACCGGGCTCGGGCTGATCGTGACGTACCGCGCGACCGGCGTGCTGAACCTCGCGCACGGTGCGATCGCGATGGTGTGCGCCTACGTGCTGCGGCAGTTCGTCGTGGAGTGGGGCCTGCCGTTGTGGCCGGCCGCCGCGGTGACGCTGCTGGTGGTCGCGCCGTGCCTCGGACTGGCCCTGGAACGATGGGTCTTCCGCCCGCTGTCGGCGCTCGGCGGCGATCCGGCGCGGACGCTGGTGGCGTCCATCGGCGTGTTCGTGCTCCTGGTCGGCGGGGCGGCGCTGCTGTGGGGGCAGGGGGCGCGCGACGACGCGCCGGAGCTGATGCCGGACGAGCCGTGGGCGCAACTGGCCGTCGTGCTCGTCCTGGCCGTAGCGGTCGCGGTGGCGCTGCGTCCGCCCGCGCGGGGGCTCCGCGGCCCCGGGCGGTGGACCCGTTTCGGGCGGGAGCTGCGGGCGGTCGTGGACGACCGGCAGCTCGCCCGGCTCGGCGGGACCGACGCGGACCGGGTGGCGGCGGCCGGCTGGGCCTTCGGGTCGTTCACCGCGGGTCTGACGGGCGTCCTGCTGGCGCCGTACGTGCGCCTCGACCCGTACGGGATGCCGCTGCTGGTCATGGAGGTGGTCGCGGTCGCGGTGGCCGCTCGGATGCGCGGTACGGCGGTCGCGGTGGTGGTCGCGCTGGGTCTCGGCGTCGCGCAGGCCCAGTTGACGCGGGTTCATCCGGAGGGCTGGGGCGAGCCGTTGCTGCGCGCCGTCGGCGCCAACCTGTTCGTGGTGGCCCTGCTCGTCGTCGCCCTGGTGCTGCCGGGGATCGGCGCCCGGGACGCGCTGCCCCGCCCGGCCGTCCCGCGGGCGCCGGCACCGGCCGGGGCGCGGGTCGTCGCCGCGGTGCTGTTGCTGCTGCCGCTCGGCCTGGCCGGACCGGATCTGCACACCTCGGTGCAGGTGCCCGCGCTGGGTGTGGTGCTGCTGTCGCTGGTGGTGGTCACCGGCCGCGGCGGCCAGATCTCCCTCGGGCAGGCGGCGTACGCGGGGCTGGGCGCCCTGTTCACCGCCCTGCTCGCCGCCGGGCGCCTGCCGGGTCTGCCCAGGCTGCCGGAACTGGCCGCGCTCGCGGTCGCGGTCGTCCTGGTCGCGCCCCTCGGTCTGCTGACCGGCTGGCCGGCGATCAGCCGCCGGGGCCTGGCGCTCGCGCTGGCCACGTTCGCGGTGGGCGTCGCGGTGAGCCGGTTCGTCCTCACCCAGCCGTACGCCACTTCCGGACTGGCGCTGGGCCGCCCGGCCGGCTTCGCCGGGGACCGCGCCTACTACCTGCTGGAACTGGTCCTCCTGGCCGGCGCCCTGCTGGCGACGCGCGCGCTGCGCCGGGGGCGTACCGGCCGGGCGCTGGCGGCCCTGCGCGACCACGAGTCGGGGGCGTCGGCGGCCGGTGTGCGGGTGCCTTCCCTGAAACTCCTGGCGTTCGTCACGGGCGCCGCGCTCGCCGCGCTCGGCGGCGGCATGCTCGGCATGGGGCTGCGCGCCTTCGACCCCACCGCGTTCGATCCCGTGCGCGGCCTGCTGTGGTTCGCGGCGGTCGTCGTGCTGGGCGCCGACAGCACACTCGGCGCCCTGGCCGCCGCGGCCCTTCTGGTCGGCCTGGACGCGGGTACGCGGGGCGGCGTCGCGGCGGCCCTGATCGGCCTGCTGGCGGTGCTGGTCGGCCGCTTCCCGGGCGGGCCGTACGAGGCCCTGCGCACCCTCACCGACCGCCTGCGGCCGAGGCCGCCCACCGCCCTGACCACGACCGGAAGCGCCGTACGCGACCACCTCCGCGAGGCCCGCCGGACGCGCCCGCCGACCACCACCCCGGACACACCGCTGACCCGTCCCGCACTCACCGCCCGACCGTACGGGGCCCTGCGCACCGCCGCCGGCCGACTGCGGCCCGGGCCACGCGCCAGCCGTACGACGGCCGGACGCACCTCGGGGGAACGCGTGCGGCAGGCCCCGCCGGGGCCCGGGCCGGGTGCGGCGGTCGGCACGTCCCGGTACGACGGGCCCACCACTCCGTCCCCGAAGCCCCCGCCCCCACCCGCCGCCCGTACCCTCACCGCCCGCGGTCTCCAGGTGCGTCACGGCGGCTTCCGGGCCCTCGACGGGGTCGGCCTGGACCTGCCGCCGGGGCGGATCACCGCGGTCGTCGGGCCCAACGGGGCCGGCAAGAGCACGCTGTTCCACTGCCTGGCGGGCACCCTGCGCCCGACCCGCGGTCAAGTGCTGCTGGGCGGGCGGGACATCACCCGGCTGCCCGCCCACGCCCGCACCCGCCTCGGTGTCGCACGGACCTTTCAGCAGCTGGCCGTGTTCCCTTCGCTGACGGTGGCGGACAACGTCCGGGTCGGTGCCGAGCAGGGGCGGATCGCCGATCCGGACGCCGTGGAGCGGACCCTGCGGCTGTTCGGGCTGGCGGGCCCCGCGCGGGCGCTGCCGGCCGCCGGGCTGCCCACCGGCACACTGCGCCGGGTCGAACTGGCCCGGGCCCTCGCGGGCGGTCCGTTCGTGCTGCTCCTCGACGAGCCAGCGGCCGGCCTCGACGCCGCCGAAGTGGCCGCGCTGGCCCGGGTGCTGAGGGCGCTCGCCGCCGACGGGACCGCCGTCCTCGTCGTGGAGCACGACCTCGACCTCGTCGCCGGACTCGCCGACGTCGTGCACGTCATGGCGGCGGGCCGGATCGTCGCGTCGGGGCCGCCGGCCCGCGTCCTGGACACACTCGCCGCCCGGGAGGCCGGCCCGTGA
- a CDS encoding ABC transporter substrate-binding protein, which yields MRRRRRVAEAAAAAALLLLGTACGSRLPESDFEDRAAPTGHGAAPLRVGIITSATSPVGGDAFTGPRDGAKAYFDHLNARGGIDGRRVEVRLCDDGGSGVGNNECVRQLIDEDRVVALVATSALDYAGAPLVSRARVPDIGGQPIGAAYDTHPHLYGIYGSQAPRQGRAGWDGKLYGGTEVYRYFKREHGARTAAVVSYNQSASAAYARLIERGLRAEGYQVVTEQVDFVLPNFRAVAADLKQQGADLVFDAIDAHGNARLCEAMDDVGAEVTAKVTNVQNWTSTVAEDYRDAPRCRNALWATGASRNHQDTGHPGVREFRDATEGLPARSQWQLEGWAAAKWFTDAARSCAGTDVTRACLDRQVARGDGYTAGGLLLPVTFRPLPEPPRTRTNCLSVARWQDGRGWVSQGDMNSTCFEVPMLAYDP from the coding sequence ATGCGACGCCGGCGCCGGGTTGCTGAGGCCGCCGCCGCGGCGGCGCTGCTCCTGCTGGGCACGGCCTGCGGCAGCCGGCTGCCCGAGAGCGACTTCGAGGACCGCGCCGCGCCCACCGGGCACGGCGCGGCCCCGCTGCGCGTCGGCATCATCACCAGCGCCACCAGCCCGGTCGGCGGCGACGCCTTCACCGGCCCGCGCGACGGCGCCAAGGCCTACTTCGACCACCTCAACGCGCGCGGCGGCATCGACGGCCGCCGCGTCGAGGTGCGCCTGTGCGACGACGGCGGCAGCGGCGTCGGCAACAACGAGTGCGTGCGGCAGCTGATCGACGAGGACCGGGTCGTCGCCCTCGTCGCCACCTCGGCCCTGGACTACGCCGGCGCCCCGCTCGTCTCCCGCGCGCGTGTGCCCGACATCGGCGGCCAGCCCATCGGCGCCGCCTACGACACCCACCCGCACCTTTACGGCATCTACGGCAGCCAGGCACCCCGGCAGGGGAGAGCGGGCTGGGACGGGAAGCTGTACGGCGGCACGGAGGTGTACCGCTACTTCAAGCGCGAGCACGGCGCCCGGACGGCCGCGGTCGTCTCCTACAACCAGTCCGCGTCCGCGGCCTACGCGCGGCTTATCGAACGCGGCCTGAGGGCCGAGGGCTACCAGGTCGTCACCGAGCAGGTCGACTTCGTGCTGCCCAACTTCCGGGCCGTCGCCGCCGACCTGAAACAGCAGGGCGCCGACCTGGTCTTCGACGCCATCGACGCCCACGGCAACGCCCGTCTGTGCGAGGCCATGGACGACGTCGGCGCCGAGGTCACCGCCAAGGTCACCAATGTGCAGAACTGGACGTCCACCGTCGCCGAGGACTACCGGGACGCCCCGCGCTGCCGCAACGCCCTGTGGGCGACCGGGGCCAGCCGCAACCACCAGGACACCGGGCACCCCGGCGTACGCGAGTTCCGCGACGCCACCGAGGGCCTGCCGGCCCGCTCCCAGTGGCAGTTGGAGGGGTGGGCGGCGGCGAAGTGGTTCACGGACGCCGCCCGGTCCTGCGCCGGCACCGATGTCACGCGCGCGTGCCTCGACCGCCAGGTGGCCCGCGGCGACGGCTACACCGCCGGCGGCCTGCTGCTGCCCGTGACCTTCCGGCCGCTGCCCGAGCCGCCGCGGACCCGTACGAACTGTCTGTCGGTGGCCCGCTGGCAGGACGGCCGGGGCTGGGTCTCCCAGGGGGACATGAACAGCACCTGCTTCGAGGTCCCGATGCTGGCGTACGACCCCTGA
- a CDS encoding helix-turn-helix transcriptional regulator, whose amino-acid sequence MLETSARLLRLLSLLQAHRDWSGAELADRLGVTPRTVRRDVDRLRELGYPVNASPGTGGGYTLGAGAELPPLLLDDDEAVAVAVGLRTAAGQGIDGIGESSVRALTKLEQVLPGRLRRRVGALNAFTVPMLHGGRQAAVDPAVLTELAGLCRDAERLRFDYAERGPSAPAPGGGTAGAALVRRTVEPHRLVCTERRWYLVAWDLDRDDWRTFRVDRIVPKPPHGPRFAPRTPPAEDLAAYVSEGVSTRAYPTRAAVRLLVPVEEAAERISPSAGTLEADGDDACILRTGAASSDVMVIHVMLMGFEFEVLEPAGLSESIRTARDRLSRALERGADAARRPADGAGRTPGSRSGPRAAS is encoded by the coding sequence ATGCTGGAAACCTCCGCACGCCTCCTGCGCCTGCTCTCGCTGCTCCAGGCCCACCGTGACTGGTCCGGCGCCGAACTGGCCGACCGCCTCGGCGTCACCCCGCGCACCGTGCGCCGTGACGTCGACCGGCTGCGCGAGCTGGGCTACCCGGTCAACGCCAGCCCCGGCACCGGCGGCGGCTACACCCTGGGCGCGGGCGCCGAACTGCCGCCCCTGCTGCTGGACGACGACGAGGCCGTCGCGGTCGCCGTCGGGCTGCGCACGGCCGCCGGCCAGGGCATCGACGGCATCGGCGAGTCCTCGGTGCGGGCCCTCACCAAGCTGGAACAGGTGCTGCCCGGCCGGCTGCGCCGCCGGGTCGGCGCGCTCAACGCCTTCACCGTGCCGATGCTGCACGGCGGGCGTCAGGCGGCCGTGGACCCGGCCGTGCTGACCGAGCTGGCGGGCCTGTGCCGGGACGCCGAGCGGCTGCGTTTCGACTACGCCGAGCGCGGCCCGTCCGCACCGGCCCCGGGCGGGGGGACCGCCGGAGCTGCCCTGGTCCGCCGTACCGTCGAACCGCACCGGCTGGTGTGCACCGAGCGCCGCTGGTACCTGGTCGCCTGGGACCTCGACCGCGACGACTGGCGTACGTTCCGGGTCGACCGCATCGTCCCGAAGCCGCCGCACGGGCCGCGCTTCGCGCCGCGCACCCCGCCCGCCGAGGACCTGGCGGCCTACGTGTCGGAAGGTGTCTCCACGCGCGCGTACCCGACCCGGGCCGCCGTCCGGCTGCTGGTGCCCGTCGAGGAGGCCGCGGAGCGCATCTCGCCCTCCGCCGGGACATTGGAGGCCGACGGCGACGACGCCTGCATCCTGCGCACCGGCGCCGCGAGTTCGGACGTGATGGTCATCCACGTGATGCTGATGGGCTTCGAGTTCGAGGTGCTGGAGCCGGCCGGACTGTCGGAGTCGATCAGGACGGCACGGGACCGCCTGAGCCGGGCTCTCGAACGGGGCGCCGACGCGGCTCGGCGCCCCGCGGACGGCGCAGGGCGTACGCCGGGGAGTCGGAGCGGACCCCGGGCGGCGTCGTGA
- a CDS encoding I78 family peptidase inhibitor — protein sequence MAPIPTPPREPDDRPEAYVGLEQAAAERLARERGWSTVRSLPPGAIITMEYRVGRLNFEVRDGAVARSWKG from the coding sequence ATGGCACCCATTCCGACACCTCCCAGGGAACCCGACGACCGTCCCGAGGCGTACGTCGGCCTCGAACAGGCCGCGGCCGAACGGCTCGCGCGTGAACGCGGCTGGTCGACCGTGCGGTCGCTGCCGCCCGGGGCGATCATCACGATGGAGTACCGCGTGGGGCGGCTGAACTTCGAGGTCAGGGACGGAGCGGTGGCCCGCTCCTGGAAGGGCTGA
- a CDS encoding phosphatase PAP2 family protein yields MRTEPKPTRLDRIFARLDREPVRPVLDVPRMTRHRVVLFGATLSFYLTIVLAVVTTSWLVRFDWQAMLFRPYQQWPGIHAFLDYWVVLGQRGPTAVMVAAWLGWRCWRQHTLRPLLAFGAALLLLNVTVGAVKYGLGRSGPHYATEVGSNEMWHWFQAGSDIFPSGHTANAVVTWGILAYLASTPRARRWLSALSAVLSLSVGLTTVYLGTHWLSDVLLGWAAGLLILLALPWFEPVIATAEAWILVLRDRWLAAVRRTAPRSAPAPVEAPVAVTPCPTADEEPAPVRETIPQSAARATRAPAYLAPGPHSTRSERTPVTPVGSRRPPHPERHPRGSAPAARPVTGA; encoded by the coding sequence GTGCGTACCGAACCAAAGCCGACCCGGCTCGACCGGATCTTCGCCCGACTGGACCGCGAACCCGTGCGGCCGGTCCTCGACGTGCCGCGCATGACGCGGCACCGGGTGGTGCTCTTCGGCGCGACGCTCTCCTTCTACCTGACGATCGTCCTCGCGGTGGTGACCACCTCGTGGCTCGTCCGGTTCGACTGGCAGGCGATGCTGTTCCGGCCCTACCAGCAGTGGCCCGGGATCCACGCCTTCCTGGACTACTGGGTCGTCCTCGGGCAGCGCGGCCCGACCGCCGTGATGGTCGCCGCCTGGCTGGGCTGGCGCTGCTGGCGGCAGCACACGCTGCGGCCGTTGCTGGCCTTCGGCGCCGCGCTGCTGTTGCTGAACGTCACCGTGGGAGCCGTGAAGTACGGTCTGGGCCGCTCCGGCCCGCACTACGCGACCGAGGTCGGCTCCAACGAGATGTGGCACTGGTTCCAGGCAGGCAGTGACATATTTCCCTCGGGGCACACCGCGAACGCGGTCGTGACCTGGGGCATCCTCGCCTATCTGGCGTCCACGCCGCGGGCCCGGCGCTGGCTGTCCGCGCTGTCGGCCGTGCTGTCGCTCAGCGTCGGCCTGACCACCGTCTACCTCGGCACTCACTGGCTGAGCGACGTCCTGCTGGGCTGGGCCGCGGGGCTGCTGATCCTGCTGGCGCTGCCGTGGTTCGAGCCGGTGATCGCCACGGCCGAGGCCTGGATCCTGGTGCTGCGCGACCGCTGGCTCGCCGCCGTGCGGCGCACCGCGCCGCGGTCGGCGCCCGCCCCGGTCGAGGCTCCCGTCGCGGTCACCCCGTGCCCGACGGCCGACGAGGAGCCGGCACCCGTGCGCGAGACGATCCCCCAGTCGGCGGCCCGCGCCACCCGAGCGCCGGCCTACCTGGCCCCCGGTCCGCACAGCACCCGTTCGGAACGCACCCCGGTCACCCCCGTGGGCAGCCGCCGGCCCCCGCATCCCGAGCGCCACCCGCGCGGCTCCGCCCCGGCGGCCCGCCCCGTCACGGGCGCCTGA